A DNA window from Chelativorans sp. AA-79 contains the following coding sequences:
- a CDS encoding VWA domain-containing protein, whose product MSDKKAPVETGRTGEVSQPRSDNSAIEAFVRQAKALATPTKGQGRLILALDATMSRQPTWDLACEIQAEMFDAVGKAGALNVQLVYYRGFGECAASRFVADTGALKRLMTRIDCRGGRTQIGKVLSHALKENARGKVNALVFIGDAMEENVDELADRAGELGLKGVPVFVFQEGSDPSVASAFREIARLSRGAWFRFDRRSADTLSKLLGAVAVYAAGGMAALEARGRPEDRLMIEHLSRGK is encoded by the coding sequence ATGAGTGACAAGAAGGCGCCGGTCGAGACCGGGAGGACAGGAGAGGTTTCGCAGCCGCGCTCGGACAACAGCGCGATCGAGGCCTTCGTGCGCCAGGCAAAGGCGCTGGCCACGCCGACCAAGGGGCAGGGCCGTCTCATCCTCGCGCTCGACGCCACGATGAGCCGTCAGCCCACCTGGGACCTTGCTTGTGAAATCCAGGCCGAGATGTTTGATGCCGTCGGCAAGGCCGGTGCCTTGAACGTGCAGCTCGTCTATTATCGCGGCTTCGGCGAGTGCGCCGCCTCGCGCTTCGTGGCCGATACCGGGGCCCTGAAGAGGCTGATGACCCGCATCGACTGCCGCGGCGGGCGCACGCAGATCGGCAAGGTGCTTTCCCATGCGCTGAAGGAGAATGCGCGCGGCAAGGTGAACGCGCTCGTTTTCATCGGGGATGCCATGGAGGAGAATGTCGACGAGCTTGCCGACCGGGCGGGCGAGCTCGGGCTGAAGGGTGTTCCCGTCTTCGTCTTCCAGGAAGGCTCGGACCCGTCCGTCGCGAGCGCCTTCAGGGAAATCGCGCGGCTTTCCAGGGGCGCCTGGTTCCGCTTCGACCGGCGATCGGCCGACACCCTGTCGAAACTTCTGGGAGCGGTGGCGGTCTATGCGGCTGGCGGGATGGCCGCGCTCGAGGCGCGCGGGCGACCGGAGGATCGCCTGATGATAGAGCATCTGAGCCGCGGAAAATGA
- a CDS encoding DnaJ domain-containing protein — MTFPLLLFGFLLILALAAFAFTRANPAAIASAVRLAGPTVLGLSGLVLMLAGRAGLGGTLLSLAAAWFGSVGMMRKRTRSEGRRSSVRSAALEMELDHDTGALEGTVLAGRFEGRHLAQMTLEELLQLREDLSDDAESRQLLETYLDSRFPVWRERVDAHEDRGKGGAPASGPVSKEEAYEILGLEAGASAAEIRQAHRRLMQRLHPDMGGSSFLAARINEARDVLLSDHR, encoded by the coding sequence ATGACCTTTCCGCTTCTGCTTTTCGGCTTCCTGCTCATCCTGGCGCTGGCAGCCTTCGCCTTCACGCGGGCGAACCCTGCCGCCATCGCATCCGCCGTCCGCCTTGCGGGGCCGACGGTGCTCGGGCTTTCGGGACTGGTGCTGATGCTGGCGGGCAGGGCGGGCCTAGGCGGCACGCTGCTCTCGCTGGCGGCGGCGTGGTTCGGTTCCGTCGGGATGATGCGGAAAAGGACTCGTAGTGAAGGCAGACGGTCGAGCGTGCGGTCGGCCGCGCTCGAGATGGAGCTGGATCATGATACCGGCGCCTTGGAAGGCACGGTTCTGGCCGGCCGCTTCGAGGGCCGGCACCTTGCGCAGATGACGCTTGAGGAACTGCTGCAGCTTCGCGAGGACCTCTCGGACGATGCCGAAAGCCGGCAGCTACTGGAGACGTATCTTGACAGCCGGTTTCCCGTCTGGCGCGAACGCGTTGATGCGCACGAGGACCGGGGGAAGGGAGGCGCGCCAGCTTCGGGCCCCGTGTCCAAGGAGGAGGCTTACGAGATCCTTGGTCTTGAAGCCGGAGCGTCCGCGGCTGAGATCCGCCAGGCCCATCGCCGCCTGATGCAGCGCCTGCATCCCGACATGGGCGGCTCCTCCTTTCTTGCCGCGCGCATCAACGAAGCCCGGGACGTTCTCCTGTCCGATCATCGCTAA
- a CDS encoding D-alanyl-D-alanine carboxypeptidase family protein, giving the protein MGVVVRQALAGKIRQFCNLATVALAVGAFVVASAATAAANPKYAGIVVDAKTGKVLYEDNADASRYPASLTKMMTLYLVFEALSTGRISKNTRVTFSANAAKEPPTKLGVKAGNSITVEQAILALITRSANDAATAVAEHLGGSEAGFARMMTAKARQLGMNSTTFRNAHGLPNSEQRTTARDMARLGIALREHFPQYYDYFSTRSFVFAGKRINGHNNLLGRVKGADGIKTGYIRASGFNLVSSVSTGNRQIVAVVLGGRTARARDAHMVDLIQRTLPKASTGRSRDLIAKAPPIKPAITNAQPVLASVAALPKQAPLPPERPEIPVTAYADDPIPSAKAALAEAVMENDAVDPVATASTPVSGWVIQVASTPTEEDARRVLTQTADRASNILSAAKPFTETFVLKGQTYYRARFGGFESKTAAWDACASLKKKSVDCYAVQN; this is encoded by the coding sequence ATGGGTGTGGTTGTGCGTCAAGCGCTCGCAGGGAAGATACGTCAATTCTGCAATCTTGCGACAGTGGCCCTCGCCGTTGGGGCCTTCGTCGTCGCTTCGGCCGCCACGGCTGCGGCAAATCCGAAATATGCCGGCATCGTCGTCGACGCCAAGACGGGCAAGGTCCTCTACGAGGACAATGCCGACGCGTCGCGCTATCCGGCCTCGTTGACCAAGATGATGACGCTCTATCTCGTCTTCGAGGCGCTCTCGACCGGACGCATCTCGAAGAACACCCGCGTCACCTTCTCGGCGAACGCCGCCAAGGAGCCGCCGACCAAGCTCGGCGTGAAGGCGGGCAACAGCATCACGGTGGAACAGGCGATCCTTGCCCTGATCACCCGGTCGGCCAACGACGCCGCCACGGCGGTGGCGGAGCATCTCGGCGGCTCGGAAGCGGGCTTCGCCCGGATGATGACGGCCAAGGCGCGCCAGCTCGGCATGAATTCGACCACCTTCCGCAACGCGCACGGCCTGCCCAACAGCGAGCAGCGGACAACCGCCCGCGACATGGCGCGCCTCGGCATCGCACTGCGTGAGCATTTTCCGCAGTATTACGACTATTTCTCCACCCGCTCCTTCGTCTTTGCCGGCAAGCGCATCAACGGCCACAACAACCTGCTCGGCCGGGTGAAGGGCGCCGACGGCATCAAGACGGGCTACATCCGCGCCTCGGGCTTCAACCTCGTCTCCTCCGTCTCGACCGGCAATCGGCAGATCGTCGCCGTCGTCCTGGGCGGCAGAACGGCGCGCGCTCGCGACGCGCATATGGTCGACCTCATCCAGCGCACCCTGCCCAAGGCCTCCACCGGCCGCAGCCGCGACCTGATCGCCAAGGCGCCTCCCATCAAGCCGGCCATCACGAACGCGCAGCCGGTTCTGGCCTCAGTGGCCGCCCTGCCCAAGCAGGCGCCGCTGCCGCCGGAGCGCCCCGAAATCCCTGTCACGGCCTATGCGGACGACCCCATCCCGAGCGCCAAGGCCGCGCTCGCGGAAGCCGTCATGGAGAACGACGCCGTGGACCCGGTGGCGACCGCCTCGACGCCGGTTTCGGGCTGGGTGATCCAGGTTGCTTCCACTCCGACCGAGGAGGACGCACGCCGCGTGCTCACCCAGACGGCCGATCGCGCATCGAACATCCTCTCCGCGGCCAAGCCCTTCACCGAGACCTTCGTCCTCAAGGGCCAGACCTACTACCGCGCCCGCTTCGGAGGCTTCGAAAGCAAGACCGCGGCCTGGGACGCCTGCGCCTCGCTCAAGAAGAAGAGCGTGGATTGCTACGCGGTGCAGAACTAG